A window of the Brumimicrobium sp. genome harbors these coding sequences:
- a CDS encoding DUF488 domain-containing protein, with amino-acid sequence MASVNISIKRIYEESSPTDGYRILVDRVWPRGVSKEKANIEEWMKEIAPSTPLRKWFNHEVDKYAEFKKKYSEELKSNKELLEKIHAIAKKQQVTLTYGAKDEEHNQAVVLKEVIERM; translated from the coding sequence ATGGCATCAGTAAATATTTCCATAAAAAGAATCTACGAAGAAAGCTCACCAACAGATGGGTACCGAATCTTAGTTGACCGTGTTTGGCCAAGAGGCGTTTCCAAAGAAAAAGCAAATATTGAAGAGTGGATGAAAGAGATTGCACCATCGACCCCGCTCCGTAAATGGTTTAACCATGAAGTAGATAAGTATGCTGAATTTAAGAAGAAATATTCCGAAGAACTAAAGAGCAATAAAGAACTATTAGAGAAGATTCATGCAATTGCAAAAAAGCAACAAGTTACTCTTACGTATGGGGCAAAAGATGAGGAACACAATCAAGCTGTTGTTTTGAAAGAGGTAATAGAGAGGATGTAA
- a CDS encoding C45 family peptidase: MKLKDNIQFGLIIFIVVGIITSCKVRQTIEHYPDFTGYTSEDFKPEIQKVHDSLFTYHSNYLLKNRFQQWELYLEGDAMERGIIGGALMDSLMRYQEDAFVEKIDDLVPNKKKQMRLLKFLGWYNRKIYKYFPNEYQVELYGLAKYMTSEYNYIGPAYLRNLYYHGAHDIGHALVDFSMVQCTSAGLWGSRSADGELILGRNLDFYLSDRFAENKVVLFVNPKEGIPFVSVTWPGMMGVVSGMNYEGLTITMNAGKSKIPWTAKEPISILARNILEHASTTEEAIAIAQKSEVFVSEALMVSSAKDNKVVIIEVSPKNFGVYEVSGEEIICSNHFQSDSYRKDKRNKKRIETYHSMYRYERMQELLDENSPITPTKMAAILRDKDGLGGKKIGYGNEKAINQLICHHGVVFKPEKKQIWISTSPYNLGAFTAYDLNEIFGNKNTDYKSHHIDSLTIPTDSFLYSSEYANYEKYRTLDKEISRWLKDKEAVINTDMLEEYRQLNPDFWYVHYNAGVLYYRMEKYEKARDAFKIASDLEITTTQDKEEVMKMLKKATKKVK, translated from the coding sequence ATGAAATTAAAGGATAATATACAATTTGGTTTAATCATATTCATTGTTGTTGGAATTATAACAAGCTGCAAAGTTCGACAAACAATTGAGCACTATCCTGATTTCACAGGTTATACTAGCGAAGATTTCAAACCAGAGATACAAAAAGTTCATGACAGTTTATTTACCTATCATTCCAATTACCTTCTAAAGAATCGATTCCAACAATGGGAACTTTATCTTGAAGGTGATGCCATGGAACGAGGAATCATTGGTGGAGCATTAATGGATTCTTTAATGCGCTATCAAGAAGATGCCTTTGTAGAGAAAATTGATGATTTGGTACCCAATAAAAAGAAGCAAATGCGTTTGTTAAAGTTTTTAGGATGGTACAACCGTAAGATTTACAAATATTTCCCCAATGAATATCAGGTAGAACTGTATGGACTAGCCAAATATATGACTTCTGAGTATAATTACATAGGTCCTGCTTATCTACGAAATTTATATTATCATGGAGCACATGATATTGGACATGCTTTAGTCGATTTTTCTATGGTTCAATGTACTTCAGCCGGACTTTGGGGAAGTCGTAGTGCTGACGGAGAACTCATTTTGGGCAGAAATCTTGATTTCTATCTAAGCGACCGTTTTGCAGAAAACAAAGTGGTTTTATTTGTAAATCCAAAAGAAGGAATTCCTTTTGTTTCTGTGACTTGGCCTGGCATGATGGGAGTAGTATCTGGAATGAATTATGAAGGATTAACCATTACTATGAATGCCGGGAAATCTAAAATTCCATGGACGGCTAAAGAACCTATTTCCATCTTAGCAAGAAATATCTTAGAACATGCTTCAACTACAGAAGAAGCTATTGCTATTGCACAAAAAAGTGAGGTATTTGTTTCTGAAGCATTGATGGTAAGTAGTGCCAAAGACAATAAAGTAGTTATTATCGAGGTTTCACCTAAAAACTTTGGTGTTTATGAAGTCAGCGGAGAAGAAATTATTTGTTCGAATCACTTCCAAAGTGACTCATACAGAAAAGATAAACGCAACAAAAAACGTATTGAAACTTATCATTCTATGTATCGCTATGAACGTATGCAGGAGTTGTTAGATGAAAACAGTCCTATTACTCCCACAAAAATGGCAGCCATTTTACGAGATAAAGATGGATTGGGAGGTAAGAAAATTGGCTATGGAAATGAGAAAGCTATTAACCAATTAATTTGTCACCATGGAGTAGTATTTAAACCTGAAAAAAAACAAATTTGGATTTCTACTAGCCCATATAATTTGGGTGCCTTTACTGCCTATGATTTAAATGAAATATTTGGAAATAAAAACACGGATTATAAGTCTCACCATATAGATTCTTTAACTATTCCAACAGATTCTTTTTTATATTCATCAGAATATGCTAACTATGAAAAATACAGAACTTTAGATAAAGAAATATCCAGATGGCTAAAGGATAAAGAAGCAGTAATCAATACAGACATGCTCGAAGAGTATCGTCAATTAAATCCTGATTTTTGGTATGTACATTATAATGCTGGAGTCTTATATTACCGAATGGAGAAATATGAGAAGGCGAGAGATGCTTTTAAAATAGCTTCCGATTTAGAAATCACTACTACTCAAGATAAGGAAGAGGTGATGAAGATGTTGAAAAAAGCAACGAAAAAGGTGAAGTAG
- a CDS encoding FAD-dependent oxidoreductase has product MNQHYDIIIIGSGMGGLTSAVILAKEGYRVCVLEKNNQYGGCLQTFSRDKTIFDTGVHYIGSLGKGENLYNYFKYLGIMEELKIAPMDADAFDKISFGEEPIAYPIAQGYDKFVEELSRYFPDEKRALTDYSKRIQEICNTFALYDIVKIDADNEVGYNMEYFSQSVKEFLDSITDNEDLKCVLAGNNLLYAGNAYTTPIYVHALTVNSYIQSAWRCMLGGSQISKLLVKQLRKYNGEIFKRQEVKQFIYEGEKPIGVTTIDGVNYYAKQFISNIDLNATIKLVGKGHFRKSFTNRIKELELTPSSFSVYIKFKPESFPYLNYNIYHFRDKKSVWDASSCQGKWPEMYMLSMGPSLSNREYADNLSILTYMSFKEVEKWKETMNTIVNENDRGTEYQAFKEEKIEQIIAEIEKKFPRIRTHIQSVYASTPLSYRDYIGSKNGNMYGFAKDADNPLKTFVYPNSKISNLYLTGQSINMHGILGTTIGAVATCAEIIGRKKLIQRIQNEIKG; this is encoded by the coding sequence TTGAATCAGCACTACGACATCATCATTATTGGCAGTGGCATGGGAGGTCTAACTTCCGCTGTTATTTTAGCCAAGGAAGGGTATCGCGTATGTGTACTAGAGAAAAATAATCAATATGGAGGCTGTTTACAAACTTTCTCACGCGATAAGACTATTTTCGACACAGGTGTTCACTACATCGGCAGTTTAGGTAAAGGAGAAAACCTTTATAACTATTTCAAATATTTAGGCATTATGGAAGAGCTTAAAATCGCTCCCATGGATGCTGATGCTTTCGATAAAATTAGTTTTGGAGAAGAGCCAATTGCCTACCCCATTGCTCAAGGATATGATAAGTTTGTGGAGGAACTGAGTCGATATTTTCCTGACGAAAAACGAGCACTTACCGACTATTCAAAGCGGATTCAAGAAATTTGCAACACTTTTGCTTTATATGATATCGTCAAAATAGATGCAGATAATGAGGTAGGATATAATATGGAATATTTCTCGCAATCGGTGAAAGAATTTTTAGATTCCATAACTGATAATGAAGATTTAAAATGTGTCTTAGCTGGAAATAATCTGCTATATGCCGGAAATGCATATACAACTCCTATTTATGTACATGCTTTAACGGTTAACTCTTACATTCAAAGTGCATGGCGTTGTATGTTGGGAGGTAGTCAAATCTCCAAATTATTAGTCAAACAACTTCGAAAATACAATGGCGAAATTTTCAAACGTCAAGAAGTAAAACAATTTATTTATGAAGGAGAAAAACCAATCGGAGTTACAACGATTGACGGTGTAAATTACTACGCTAAACAATTCATCTCTAATATTGATTTAAATGCTACCATTAAATTGGTTGGTAAAGGTCATTTTAGAAAATCATTTACTAATCGTATAAAAGAATTAGAGCTTACTCCTTCTTCTTTTAGCGTTTATATCAAATTTAAACCGGAGAGTTTTCCTTATCTCAATTACAACATTTATCATTTTAGAGATAAAAAAAGTGTATGGGATGCTTCAAGCTGCCAAGGGAAATGGCCTGAGATGTATATGCTCTCCATGGGACCAAGTTTAAGCAACAGGGAATATGCTGATAATCTATCCATTTTAACATACATGTCTTTCAAAGAAGTTGAAAAATGGAAAGAAACGATGAATACCATTGTCAATGAAAATGACAGAGGAACAGAATATCAAGCATTCAAAGAAGAGAAAATCGAGCAAATTATTGCTGAAATAGAAAAGAAATTCCCACGAATTCGTACACATATTCAATCAGTATATGCCTCTACTCCACTTTCTTACCGAGATTATATTGGTAGTAAAAATGGAAATATGTACGGTTTTGCAAAAGATGCAGATAATCCGCTTAAAACCTTCGTTTATCCAAATTCGAAGATTTCAAATTTGTATTTGACAGGACAAAGTATTAATATGCATGGGATTTTAGGAACAACTATAGGAGCAGTAGCAACTTGTGCTGAAATTATTGGTAGAAAGAAGCTTATACAACGTATTCAAAATGAAATTAAAGGATAA